From Plodia interpunctella isolate USDA-ARS_2022_Savannah chromosome 18, ilPloInte3.2, whole genome shotgun sequence, a single genomic window includes:
- the Pabp2 gene encoding polyadenylate-binding protein 2 isoform X1: protein MAENDDYLDSLDNNHLDGTNGSLNMTDNSLGGGDEASGNNEVPDLAAIKARVREMEEEAEKLKQMQTEVDKQMSLGSPPGLTSPLNMSLEEKIEADNRSVYVGNVDYGATAEELEQHFHGCGSINRVTILCNKFDGHPKGFAYIEFGDKDSVQTAMAMDDSLFRGRQIKVMPKRTNKPGLSSTNRPPRSMRGRGRGFRGGFSPYYSGYRPARRGRGFRRGSYYSPY, encoded by the exons GATTATTTAGATTCTCTCGATAACAATCACTTGGACGGCACCAACGGTTCCTTGAACATGACTGACAACAGCCTCGGA GGTGGTGATGAGGCATCTGGAAATAATGAGGTACCTGATTTGGCTGCTATTAAGGCAAGAGTGAGAGAGATGGAAGAGGAAGCAGAGAAGCTGAAACAGATGCAAACTGAGGTGGACAAGCAAATGAGCTTGGGAAGCCCACCTGGCCTCA CGAGTCCCCTGAATATGTCCCTGGAGGAGAAGATAGAAGCTGATAACCGGTCAGTGTATGTTGGCAATGTGGACTATGGAGCTACAGCTGAAGAGCTTGAACAGCACTTTCATGGATGTGGCTCTATAAACAG gGTTACAATTCTTTGTAATAAGTTTGATGGACATCCAAAAGGTTTTGCCTACATTGAATTTGGTGATAAAGATAGTGTACAGACTGCTATGGCTATGGATGACTCATTATTCAGAGGGCGTCAGATAAAG GTGATGCCGAAGCGCACGAACAAGCCGGGGCTGTCGTCCACCAACCGGCCGCCCCGCAGCATGCGCGGGCGAGGCCGGGGCTTCCGCGGCGGCTTCTCGCCGTACTACTCGGGCTACCGGCCCGCGCGGCGCGGCAG GGGCTTCAGGCGTGGTTCGTACTACAGCCCTTACTGA
- the Pabp2 gene encoding polyadenylate-binding protein 2 isoform X2, with translation MAENDDYLDSLDNNHLDGTNGSLNMTDNSLGGGDEASGNNEVPDLAAIKARVREMEEEAEKLKQMQTEVDKQMSLGSPPGLTSPLNMSLEEKIEADNRSVYVGNVDYGATAEELEQHFHGCGSINRVTILCNKFDGHPKGFAYIEFGDKDSVQTAMAMDDSLFRGRQIKVMPKRTNKPGLSSTNRPPRSMRGRGRGFRGGFSPYYSGYRPARRGRRGSYYSPY, from the exons GATTATTTAGATTCTCTCGATAACAATCACTTGGACGGCACCAACGGTTCCTTGAACATGACTGACAACAGCCTCGGA GGTGGTGATGAGGCATCTGGAAATAATGAGGTACCTGATTTGGCTGCTATTAAGGCAAGAGTGAGAGAGATGGAAGAGGAAGCAGAGAAGCTGAAACAGATGCAAACTGAGGTGGACAAGCAAATGAGCTTGGGAAGCCCACCTGGCCTCA CGAGTCCCCTGAATATGTCCCTGGAGGAGAAGATAGAAGCTGATAACCGGTCAGTGTATGTTGGCAATGTGGACTATGGAGCTACAGCTGAAGAGCTTGAACAGCACTTTCATGGATGTGGCTCTATAAACAG gGTTACAATTCTTTGTAATAAGTTTGATGGACATCCAAAAGGTTTTGCCTACATTGAATTTGGTGATAAAGATAGTGTACAGACTGCTATGGCTATGGATGACTCATTATTCAGAGGGCGTCAGATAAAG GTGATGCCGAAGCGCACGAACAAGCCGGGGCTGTCGTCCACCAACCGGCCGCCCCGCAGCATGCGCGGGCGAGGCCGGGGCTTCCGCGGCGGCTTCTCGCCGTACTACTCGGGCTACCGGCCCGCGCGGCGCGGCAG GCGTGGTTCGTACTACAGCCCTTACTGA
- the Pabp2 gene encoding polyadenylate-binding protein 2 isoform X3, with the protein MAENDDYLDSLDNNHLDGTNGSLNMTDNSLGGGDEASGNNEVPDLAAIKARVREMEEEAEKLKQMQTEVDKQMSLGSPPGLTSPLNMSLEEKIEADNRSVYVGNVDYGATAEELEQHFHGCGSINRVTILCNKFDGHPKGFAYIEFGDKDSVQTAMAMDDSLFRGRQIKVMPKRTNKPGLSSTNRPPRSMRGRGRGFRGGFSPYYSGYRPARRGRCEF; encoded by the exons GATTATTTAGATTCTCTCGATAACAATCACTTGGACGGCACCAACGGTTCCTTGAACATGACTGACAACAGCCTCGGA GGTGGTGATGAGGCATCTGGAAATAATGAGGTACCTGATTTGGCTGCTATTAAGGCAAGAGTGAGAGAGATGGAAGAGGAAGCAGAGAAGCTGAAACAGATGCAAACTGAGGTGGACAAGCAAATGAGCTTGGGAAGCCCACCTGGCCTCA CGAGTCCCCTGAATATGTCCCTGGAGGAGAAGATAGAAGCTGATAACCGGTCAGTGTATGTTGGCAATGTGGACTATGGAGCTACAGCTGAAGAGCTTGAACAGCACTTTCATGGATGTGGCTCTATAAACAG gGTTACAATTCTTTGTAATAAGTTTGATGGACATCCAAAAGGTTTTGCCTACATTGAATTTGGTGATAAAGATAGTGTACAGACTGCTATGGCTATGGATGACTCATTATTCAGAGGGCGTCAGATAAAG GTGATGCCGAAGCGCACGAACAAGCCGGGGCTGTCGTCCACCAACCGGCCGCCCCGCAGCATGCGCGGGCGAGGCCGGGGCTTCCGCGGCGGCTTCTCGCCGTACTACTCGGGCTACCGGCCCGCGCGGCGCGGCAGGTGCGAGTTTTGA